In one window of uncultured Acetobacteroides sp. DNA:
- a CDS encoding ion transporter, with product MENLVALEEKNKLTLLDVVILVLSVYVLASLMVETFGKLPSNMTHLLSIIDNFICYIFLADFAYRFYKAPNKLQFMKWGWIDLVSSIPTIGVLRYGRFIRLVRLLRILRAFRSIKFIAKHIYRNKKQGTFTSVTLIAFLMIVFGSISILQVETAANSNIRTAEDAIWWSFTTITTVGYGDLYPVTTEGRIIAAFLMVTGVGIFGTFTGFVASWFVKDKSEE from the coding sequence TTGGAAAATTTAGTAGCCCTTGAAGAAAAGAACAAGCTAACGCTGCTTGATGTTGTAATTTTGGTTCTATCGGTCTACGTGCTAGCCTCGCTAATGGTAGAGACGTTTGGCAAGCTGCCGAGCAACATGACGCATCTGCTAAGCATCATCGACAACTTCATCTGCTATATTTTTCTTGCCGACTTCGCCTATCGCTTCTACAAGGCACCAAATAAGTTACAATTCATGAAGTGGGGATGGATAGATTTGGTATCTAGCATTCCCACCATTGGAGTCCTCCGCTACGGGAGGTTCATACGCCTTGTCAGGCTACTGCGTATACTTCGCGCCTTTCGCTCTATAAAGTTCATCGCAAAGCATATCTACAGGAACAAGAAACAGGGAACATTCACGAGCGTGACCCTTATCGCCTTCCTGATGATCGTGTTTGGCTCCATCTCTATACTGCAGGTAGAGACGGCAGCCAACTCCAACATTAGAACAGCCGAAGATGCAATATGGTGGTCTTTCACCACCATAACGACGGTAGGCTATGGCGACCTGTACCCTGTAACGACCGAAGGACGAATTATTGCTGCATTCCTAATGGTAACAGGCGTAGGCATATTCGGCACCTTTACCGGCTTTGTGGCATCGTGGTTTGTTAAGGATAAGAGCGAAGAGTAA